Proteins from one Thalassophryne amazonica chromosome 20, fThaAma1.1, whole genome shotgun sequence genomic window:
- the LOC117502029 gene encoding oocyte zinc finger protein XlCOF6.1-like, translated as MSKLLELKHFLSERLAAVALEIFVEVEKTVLEIRDEVLKRQDDEQTLSTKSSSATGAVSPHKVSEVQTIRLTASCEGGPSVQQHCEEEEAEFKVEEEDVDVDEGDGDFRLDPDFCLPLNDSAEDSDATEKLSPSKARKSKKGKAQLRASPKVKKVYQCNLCLKSYDRPCHLRTHQRTHTGEKPFECPDCDKRYKSKAILSAHKKTHSGIRPFCCHECGKCFLQNQALVEHIRTHTGERPFKCQFCDLCFFAKSHLNRHLLIHTGERRHQCVECGKCYQRKEHLTSHMRVHTGEKPFICRECGNCYREQSRLRLHLRTHTGDSKRFTCALCGIRVVSANHLQRHMLTHAGEQPHRCPDCGKRFSRKDKLSEHMRIHTGEKPYQCEQCELRFRWKAAFNAHLQTHRIINEAV; from the exons ATGTCGAAGCTTCTGGAACTCAAACACTTCCTGTCTGAGCGTCTGGCCGCCGTCGCTTTGGAGATTTTTGTGGAAGTGGAGAAAACGGTTCTTGAAATTCGCGACGAGGTGCTTAAAAGACAAGATGACGAGCAGACTTTGTCTACGAAGTCCTCTTCAGCTACAGGAGCCGTCAGCCCACACAAAGTATCAG AGGTGCAGACGATCCGGTTAACTGCATCCTGTGAGGGCGGCCCCTCCGTACAGCAGCACTGTGAAGAGGAGGAGGCAGAGTTTAAAGTGGAAGAAgaagatgttgatgttgatgaagGTGATGGTGACTTCAGGTTGGACCCAGATTTTTGTCTGCCTCTGAATGACAGCGCCGAGGACAGTGACGCCACAGAAAAACTGTCGCCGTCAAAGGCTCGAAAGAGCAAAAAAGGAAAAGCTCAGCTGAGGGCGTCGCCAAAAGTCAAGAAGGTGTATCAGTGCAATCTGTGTTTGAAAAGCTATGACCGGCCGTGTCACCTACGAACCCACCAGAGGACGCACACAGGCGAGAAGCCTTTCGAGTGCCCCGACTGTGACAAGCGGTACAAGAGCAAAGCCATCCTGTCTGCTCATAAAAAAACGCACAGTGGCATTCGGCCATTCTGTTGCCATGAATGTGGCAAATGTTTCCTGCAGAACCAGGCGCTGGTGGAACACATCAGGACGCACACTGGCGAAAGGCCATTCAAGTGCCAGTTCTGTGACCTGTGCTTCTTTGCTAAAAGCCACTTGAACCGCCACCTGCTGATCCACACAGGTGAGCGGCGGCACCAGTGTGTCGAGTGCGGGAAGTGCTACCAGCGGAAGGAACACCTGACCAGTCATATGCGGGTTCACACTGGAGAGAAACCCTTTATTTGCCGGGAGTGCGGCAACTGCTACCGTGAGCAAAGCCGTCTGCGGTTGCACCTGCGCACCCACACAGGAGACAGCAAGCGGTTCACCTGCGCGCTGTGCGGGATACGCGTGGTGTCTGCGAACCACCTGCAGCGGCACATGCTGACGCACGCAGGCGAACAGCCGCACAGATGTCCCGACTGCGGGAAGCGTTTCAGCAGAAAGGACAAACTGTCCGAGCACATGAGGATCCACACGGGGGAGAAACCATATCAGTGCGAGCAGTGTGAGCTGCGCTTCAGGTGGAAAGCAGCATTCAATGCTCACCTGCAAACTCATAGGATCATCAACGAAGCAGTCTAA